GATGTCCCTTTAATGAAAATTGTCAACCTGGATCATGTACGGACCATCGTGCATATCGTGGAAAAAGATTACGAAGATGTCAAACTGGAACAGAAAGCACTGATCACGGTTGATACATTTCCGGGCAAAACCTTTACGGGCCATGTGAAACGAAAAGCACCGGTACTTGATCCGCAGACCCGAACCGCCGCCGTGCATATCGAAATTCCGAATGCGGACTTCGCGCTGAAACCGGGAATGCATGCCCGCGTGCAGATTGTCTTTGAACATCACCACAAAACCAGCGTCCTGCCCATTGCCTCGCTGACTCGCAGAAAAGATGGCCCGGGTTCCGCAGTTTTCATCATCGGCGGAAATCCCCCCATCACTGAACGACGAAACATTGAAACCGGGATCAATGACGGCGAACTCGTCGAAATTCTATCGGGGCTCAAACCGGAAGACCTGGTGATTACCCTGGGTAATCGAATGGTCGACGAAGGACAGACCGTCACACCAGTAGAAGTGCCCATGGATCAGGTGATTCAAACACCCTCCCCGTTACCACAGAAAACTAATTTGTGATCAGGATGATCATTTGGTTCAACAGTAGATCATAAAAACCTGAGAAATCCACTATGTCCCTGACTCGACTGGCAGTTCAGCGTCCGATTACAACCCTGATGTCCTCACTGGTGCTGATCATGCTGGGCGGGGTTTCTTTATCACAGCTGGCTGTGGACCTGATGCCTGACATTCAGAATCCCAGCGTCAGCGTGATCACGATCTATGAAGGCGCGGGGCCCGACGAGGCAGAAAAACAGATCACCCGCCCGATTGAACAGAATTTGAGTTCTGTTTCCGGCATTGAGAATATTCTCAGCAGCAGCATGGAAGGCAGCAGTACCGTCCGCCTGCAGTTTCAGTGGGGCACTGATCTGAATCTGGCGATCAACGAAGTACGTGACTCGCTGAACAAGCTGAGAAACAAGCTGCCCGAGGGAGCCGAAGACCCTTACATCCGCCATTTTGATGTCGCGGACCGCCCCATTCTGTATCTCGGGTTGAACAGCGATCTGGACCCGATCACACTCACACGCCTGACGGAAAATCAGATCATCCCGCAGTTTGAACAGCTGGAAGGGGTCGCCCGGGTCCGCATGCGGGGCGCGATTGAACGCGAGATTCAGATCAACCTGGATCGCAGCAAGCTTGAATCGCTCAACATGGGCGTCAACGAAGTCATCAATGCTCTGAAACAGGAGAATATCAACCAGCCCGCCGGTAATTATGAAGAAGGCCATCTCAATCTGCATATCCGCAGCCAGGGGGAATTTACCAGCCTGGATCAGATTGAAAACACGGTCGTCCGTGAACAGGCGGGTGCCACAGTTCATGTACGGGACATCGCCGAAGTCGTCGACGGTGAGAAAGAACGGACTGAGCTGACGCGTATGAACGGACAGCCCGGTATCCTGTTGTACGTGTATAAGCAGTCGGGTGCGAATACGATCAGCGTGAGTGACCAGGTACAAAAGCAGGTCGAGCGGGTCAACAAATCGCTGCCTGACATGAAGCTCACCATTCGCGTGGATAATTCGGAATACATTCGACAATCGATCACCAATATTCAGGAAGCCGCGCTGTACGGTATGGGGCTGGCCATTCTGGTACTGATTGTCTTTCTGCGCAGTTTCCGCAGCGTACTGGTGATCGGCGTTTGTATGCCTCTCTCAGTCCTGGCGACATTCACCCTGATTTATTTTCAGGGATTTACTTTGAATATTATTTCCTTCGGCGGGCTGGCTCTGGGAGTGGGACTGCTGGTTGACAATTCAATTGTCGTGCTGGAAAGCATTTTCCGGAAACGGGAAGAAGGTCTGGACCCCAAAACGGCGGCCATTGAAGGGACTGAAGAAGTTTCCTCTGCGATCATCGCCAGTACGTTGACAACACTGATCATTTTTCTGCCCCTGATCTTTATCCATGGTACAACGGGTATCCTGCTGCATCAGCTGGCGTGGGTGGTTTCCTTTTCTCTGGTCTGCTCGCTGTTTGCCAGTCTGACTCTGACACCGGTCATGAGTGCTTACTGGATCCCGGAACAGGCATCGACACCGCATACAGGCTGGACCCGTTACTGGTTCAAGCTGATCGATGGTTTCCACCACCTGAACTATCAGATCCTGTTAAAACTGGAGCGCGTCTACGAACGAATTTTAAAGTTCAGTTTGAAACACGCCACATTCACCGGCTTCCTGCTGTTACTCTGTTTTACGACCACATTGGGTCTGATTCCCCATGTCAAAACAGAATTTTTACCGAAAACAGACGAAGCCGCCATCAACGTCTTCTCGAGAATGGCGGCCGGGATTCAGCTCCGAAAACTGGATCAACAGACACGTATTCTGGAACAGGCGACGATTGAAGCAGTGCCCGAAGCGATCGCAATTGCTTCCTTTATCGGTGATAGTGCCGATGACGCAGATCAGTGGAATCGCACGACTTTAAGACTCCAACTGCAACCCCGCGGTGAACGCGAACGGGGAATCGAAGAAATCCGCAAAGCGCTTGACGATGCAATCGGCCCAATTCCCGGCATGAAAGTCCAGGTGAAAGCACAAACAGAAATGATGCTGATGCGGATGATCGGGAGACGAGGCGGTGGAGATCTGGTCGTACAGGTCGCCGGCCACAACCTGCAGTCCGCGCAACAGATTGTCGACCAGGTCGTTTCTGTTATGAAGCAGACGCCCGGTCTGATCAATGTGGAAGCAGAGGTTTCGGATCAACGGCCTGAACTGACCGCATCCATCGATCGTGAAAAAGCGGGTCTGCTCAAAATCAGTGTGCAGGATATCGCGCAAACTCTGGAAACGACCATCCGCGGGACCGAAGCCACGCTCTATCGTGAGGAAGGCGATGAATTTCCCGTCGTCGTCCGTTTGCGGGCGGAAGACCGCGATCAGATGGATGACGTACAACAGGTGGGTGTAACAACAGCAACCGGTCGCACGATTCCTTTGAAAAATATGCTCACCTTTCAAGCCAATGATGCACCCGTTGTCATTGAACGCCAGAATCAACAGAGAATCCTGAGAGTCTTTGCCGATGTCGAGGGGCGCGACCTGGGCAGTGTTGTCCCTGAGCTCGAAGAAAACCTGAGTGCCATCCAGGTTCCCTCCGGTTTTTCTGTCAGTGTCGCAGGCGACTGGGAAGAACAGCAGAAAAGTTTCACCGCGCTGAAACAGGGTTTTATTCTGGCGATTCTTCTGATGTACATGATCATGGCTTCGCAGTATGAATCTTTGAGCGATCCGTTTTACATTCTGTTTGCGGTTCCGCTGGGAATGATGGGCGTGATCTGGGTCTTTGTCTTTACAGACACCACCTTAAATGTGCAGTCATTCATCGGCATCGTGGTTCTATCAGGAATTGTAGTCAACAATGCCATCGTGCTCGTTGATTATATTAACCAGCTCCGACGAAGATTTCCGGAGAGACCGGTGAACCAGCTGATCATCCAGGCAGCCACACGCCGTTTCCGACCGATTCTGATGACCACGCTCACGACGGTCCTGGCCATGATCCCGATTGCCCTGGGCTGGGGTGAAGGAGGCGAACTGCAGGCTCCCATGGCGCGGGTTGTTGTCAGCGGCCTGATTGCAGGGACCACAATCACGCTGCTGGCGATTCCCCTGATCTACCAGACCTGTACTACTCCTGCTGCGAGAAAGACAACGCAAAATCAGGAAGTTTCAGTACAAGAACCGCTCATCGGCGAGCCGGTAAAATCCAGCTGAAATGGTCGGGATATCCTGTCTACGATAGCATCAACTCAGCCGGTCTGTCTATAATACGCCTCTAGTTTGTGTCAGACGGAGCGAGTGTGTTCGGATTCCATAACCTGAGATCAAATTGACCTGGAAACACACAATCTCAATCTGAATGCAAATAGAGGGATTGACGGTCTTTCTGTTACGGATTTTGAAATACAGAATGTTGTCAATCGGGCATCTCTCTCATCTCTGGGCATCTGGATATTCACTCTGACGATGATGAATCAAAAACCTGCACTGATTACCGAACCAGTTCCTTACAAAACACTGTTTCCCTGGCTGAACCTGTTTCGGGTATTTCGACTGGCTGTCGATTTCCAGAAAATCCTGCTGGCCGCAGCAGCGATCCTGCTGCTCATGCTGGGTAATCAACTGTTTAATAAACTCCCGTTCGCACCTCAGCAACCCGCAAGCAGTCGTTCGGCTCTTGTCCATCAAAGGATTGAATTTCCTCCGCGAAATTCCGATCTATTTTTACATTCTCCTCAACAGGGACTGATCCCGGAGCCAGAACAGCCGCCTGGACTGGCCAACCTGATCCGGGGCACCACCCTGCTGGAACCGATGTCCTATTTCACCAACCCGGTTCTGACCCTGTTTGAAACCGGTGCCAGCTGGAGCATGCTGGCCTATGCCACCACACAACTGCTGTGGGCGATTATCGTCTGGGCGGTATTCGGCGGTGCCATCACCAGGATTGCCGCGATTCAGTTTGCGCAGGATGATCATATCGGTATCCGGGCGGCATTAAGTTTTTCACTGAAACGCATCCTCTCGCTGGTCAGTGCCCCCCTGCTCCCGTTTGCGGGCATGGGTTTCTTCTGGGTCCTCTGTCTGCTGATCGGACTGTTAGGCAATATCCCCAGTGCCGGGGGAGTGATCGTCAGCCTGCTGTGGGGACTGGCTTTTCTGTTTGCTTTCGTAATGAGCCTGATCCTGCTGGTGACTCTGGCTGGCTGGCCTCTGATGATGACCACCATCAGTGTGGAAGACAGCGATGGCTTCGATGGCTTAAGCCGCATCTTCAGCTATATTT
The sequence above is a segment of the Gimesia algae genome. Coding sequences within it:
- a CDS encoding efflux RND transporter permease subunit, giving the protein MSLTRLAVQRPITTLMSSLVLIMLGGVSLSQLAVDLMPDIQNPSVSVITIYEGAGPDEAEKQITRPIEQNLSSVSGIENILSSSMEGSSTVRLQFQWGTDLNLAINEVRDSLNKLRNKLPEGAEDPYIRHFDVADRPILYLGLNSDLDPITLTRLTENQIIPQFEQLEGVARVRMRGAIEREIQINLDRSKLESLNMGVNEVINALKQENINQPAGNYEEGHLNLHIRSQGEFTSLDQIENTVVREQAGATVHVRDIAEVVDGEKERTELTRMNGQPGILLYVYKQSGANTISVSDQVQKQVERVNKSLPDMKLTIRVDNSEYIRQSITNIQEAALYGMGLAILVLIVFLRSFRSVLVIGVCMPLSVLATFTLIYFQGFTLNIISFGGLALGVGLLVDNSIVVLESIFRKREEGLDPKTAAIEGTEEVSSAIIASTLTTLIIFLPLIFIHGTTGILLHQLAWVVSFSLVCSLFASLTLTPVMSAYWIPEQASTPHTGWTRYWFKLIDGFHHLNYQILLKLERVYERILKFSLKHATFTGFLLLLCFTTTLGLIPHVKTEFLPKTDEAAINVFSRMAAGIQLRKLDQQTRILEQATIEAVPEAIAIASFIGDSADDADQWNRTTLRLQLQPRGERERGIEEIRKALDDAIGPIPGMKVQVKAQTEMMLMRMIGRRGGGDLVVQVAGHNLQSAQQIVDQVVSVMKQTPGLINVEAEVSDQRPELTASIDREKAGLLKISVQDIAQTLETTIRGTEATLYREEGDEFPVVVRLRAEDRDQMDDVQQVGVTTATGRTIPLKNMLTFQANDAPVVIERQNQQRILRVFADVEGRDLGSVVPELEENLSAIQVPSGFSVSVAGDWEEQQKSFTALKQGFILAILLMYMIMASQYESLSDPFYILFAVPLGMMGVIWVFVFTDTTLNVQSFIGIVVLSGIVVNNAIVLVDYINQLRRRFPERPVNQLIIQAATRRFRPILMTTLTTVLAMIPIALGWGEGGELQAPMARVVVSGLIAGTTITLLAIPLIYQTCTTPAARKTTQNQEVSVQEPLIGEPVKSS